One Carya illinoinensis cultivar Pawnee chromosome 5, C.illinoinensisPawnee_v1, whole genome shotgun sequence genomic window, GTTGCCTATTGTCATTTGGGTGGCATTCCTTTACTATGATTCTTAGCTTCTTGGCTTCCTTTGTCGCGAACTTTGCATGGGGTTGAGTCTATTATGCCAATTTAACTTAGCCTTGCTTGTCGATAACATCAGTCTCATGCTCAACACATGCCTTCACTAGATTAGGCATGATAGCAAATATCATATGCCTTGTCTTGGTAGGCCTGTGCAAGAAACCGATTGGTCATGCCTGTCCGCGAAACCCGACCCAACCCATACTGAAACCAATGCTTGGGTTGAACCTATACAACCTGCTGAATGTTTTATGATCTGTAGATGAAACTCTAGCTAGCTACCCCCCTCCCCACTTCTCTTGGTTACAATGCCATCGCCACCATTCCCCCCTCCCTACTTCTCTTCGGCATAGCGTCATTGCTATCACCTCTATTCCCTTTTGTCCGTTTGTCGCCTCTATTCTACTATCTCTCCATTTGTTAGTGCCATTCATTCTCATATTGCCTTGAAAATTGATAGCAATGAGGTCAAGGCTCAGATTTGGGACACTGTTGACCAGGAACGCTTCTGCGCAATTCGACTTGATTTTTCTGTGCTGTCAAAGTGGGTTCTTGAGAAGGTAGAACTGGTAATTCAAACGCTTTTGCTTGGGATTCTTCTGAGGATTAGTGTtctttgttgttttatttttctttaaatatgagTTTTCATATAGTTATTTGTTGATACTCACACGTTAATTTGAATGCTTTTGTTGATGTTCTTTATTCTCTCTATTATATTTCTCTTTGTTATTTCATAATAAATGTTATACTCTTTCTTATTGAAATtccttaagttttttttttttaggtaggGTAGTAGTTGGAAGTAAGTAGTAGAAAATGATGCCCCTGAAGCAAGAAACCATAGAGCACTCGATGATATTGGGAATGTGGTAAATATTTGAGGAATCGAAGGCAAGCCTAATCGTCCCATCACAAGGTGTCAAGGTCTCTCTTACTTTTCCTTTTACAACATTGTTTGGTTCAGTTTGTAGGATTGTGAATTGATGTTGTAGATATGGATTTAGAATGAACCCAACTTTGCCTTTACCCTATTATGTATTTGGTGTCCATGTTGCTTTTCTACCTCAACACtcaaatattatatgaaaatgaaatggtaGCTGTTTTCATGATCCAGTCGAGATTATATGATTTTAAATCATGCTAACTCAATATCTTGATTGTACTATAAGCTTTGAAACTATAGAGGTTTCGTACTGACACATGTAAGTAGGATTCTTCATGAAAGAGGGTGAAGTTTTGAAATAAAGTATGATTAAAATACATTGTCAAGTGGAGTGGGATCGTGTGTGTATACTCTTTTACAACGTAATTCTTGATTTTTTGGCAAGTAGGGTGAGAACATTATAGGTTATAAGGCTCTATTTACTTAATGTGATTTAGAATTCTTGTTCTTGATTTCGTGGGAGAGATTGTTTGGTTGTGATCCTAAAATTACTTGTTTTGGTGTGGTTTACAATTATTTGgtggtttgaattttttctttaattataaatttttgttttatttcttcttaTCATAATAATCTTGTATAAAGAAAAGCGTTGGTAGCTTTTAATTAAGAGAACcttacattttctttttcttttacaagcTTTATTTTATGAGCAAACTTATTCAAGTTGCATTTTGGTTAGGCAACATGGGCGGCCCAATGTGAAATCTTGTTAATAATCAATTGGTCTTCATTTAGTTTTAGTGTTTTCATTCTTTGCATTTTAGTGTTTCATACTCTCATTCATTTCACTTAGTTTTTTactgtttttattttcaattgtaGGAATAAATTAAAGCAGAAGatcaaagaaaagagagagagtaatggagaaaagaatagaaaaagtcCTGAATTAATTGCTTATActatctaaatatattagaatttttgtcatttttctcttGGCTTTAACTAATTAACTGATATCTTTCCTttctagatatttttttttttttaaatttgaaactgaaaatattcattcaacTCATGAATTTTAAGTAAATTAtatgataatttaattttatgcatACTGAAAAAATATTAGGTTTTGTGAGATAATGAATGTAATAATTTGTCATAAAGAGTTCATTTCCATTTTTAGTATACACACAAATCaactataaaaataatccaGATTGACATGACTTGGATTATCTGGATCGGATCAGGTCAGGCTAAAATCTTGAACGGATTgctcgggttgcaggcctatgCCTTGGTGCTTATTTTTAAGGGTAAGTAGCTATGGTGATTTTCATGGTCAACATGCTTTTATGACATCTGTTTCCTCTTTAATACCTAAATTTTAATAAACTTATAATTAGGTACATTTGATAATCTTACAATAGAAAATTAACGAGAGAATTGCCACTCTATATCAGTGTGTAATGTATTAGCCTTCAATTAGTTGCTAAGACATATTAATATCATATATCGATCAATCAAAGACTAATATGTGATCTCCCATTATCCTAATTAAGAATTTCTTAAAATTCAACCATTAATTTTGTAAGAGTATTgttaataaattatgtatatgtaaatggtaattttgatgaatgtaagatgaatttaaattttagctaTTTCATTTACAAAAGTCTCTATATtggaataactatttttttattatataaaaataaaattatataagatgaatttaattttaactattcATATCAAATCTCCATATtgaatatctatttatttattatatagtaatgagtaattaataatttaaaaaatatttaattttttcaattattaatttaattatattttaattattaatttattttattctatcacattttactatttaatttaaagaaatttatgaaaatttgtgaatatagatgttaatattttctttgtaattactgtagataaaaattataaaatttgttaatggCTAATCCATTACAAAGTGAATGTTCTATCCtatagttaaaaatttaaatatatcaattcaagagtattattataattataattttttttattataaattaacgtaatataatatttatttgaatgATATATCTACTtgtcttgaaaaaaataaaaaaatctattggtCTGTGGTTCCATCTACCTTCCACTTCCCTCCGAAAGCTGGAGCCCAATTgcttttaaatttctaattcaaaaaaataaattaaaaaaaagaagaaagaaaataaaagtctCACGAGTTGGTATCGAAAATTCAAAAAGGTGATTTGATGACACGCAATCATCGAAGTCTTTTACGTGGCGCTCCCTCACTGCGCCTCTCCTTAAATCACATCATAAACACCTATCATAACAAATCGAATTGTCCTACCACTACACGACGCGTGGTGCACATTGCGCACATTTCTCGAGATTCTCACCCTACGGCCTACGATATAGCTTTTTAGCAAAACCCCTGTTGCTAGTCTGCCACGTTCACGGGCACATTATTGTTGGAATGGGTGCGCACCACACCCTTCATCGCGCAGTTTAGCATTGTCTTCTAGCTTCCTGAGTCCTCACACTGCAGAGCAGCTCACTCTGCTACTTCAGAGATCATTTAACGTCCGATCGATACTCATAATCTCCTTCCCCCTCTCTCTACATTTTGTAGTTTATGGTTTGTTTCGGAGTCCTTATGGTGAATCGTGCGGTTCTTTTGGTGTTGCTGGCTTACCTCTCCGTGGATGGCTGCTCCGCGGCGCTCACGTTTTCATCGAAGCTCATACATCGGTTCTCCGACGAGGCCAAGGCGCTTTGGGTCTCGAAGGACGGTAATGCGCACGGGAGATCGTGGCCGAAGAGGAAAAGCCCTGAGTACTTCGAGTTGCTGCTGAGAAATGACTTGAAGCGGCAGAGGTTGAAGCTCGGCTCGCAGTACGACTTTCTGTTTCCTTCCGAGGGGAGCGAGACCCTGTTCTTCGGGAATGCCCTTTATTGGTGAGTCACCTTCAGTTTGTTTGGTGCCCGATAAAACGtagtgaaagagagagagaattcacTCTCTGAATGTGATTCTAGCTGAACATAGAGATTGTAGTCTTGTGCTCTATAGTTTCGTGGCATGTCTCTAAATTTTGGAACAGTATCATACGGTtaattttgtgtttgttttaaTTCGAGCTTTTGAATTAACGATGAAAATCTCGATAGGGTTGAATGTTCACGgtttctaaaataaaaagagagacaaAAAAAAGGTATAATTCGTTATCCCATCGAAAAAATGCGCTTTGTAGAGAACATTTTGTCTGCTCAACTACCTCGTCTATCTTTTCAGGCTGCACTATACATGGATTGATATAGGGACACCGAAGGTTTCATTTCTTGTTGCATTGGATGCTGGAAGCGATCTGCTTTGGGTCCCATGTGATTGCATTCAATGTGCTCCATTGTCTGCCAGTTACTACAGTATGTTGGTAAGTTTGCCTTTACTAGGTATATTTAGTACCCTTATTACTGTTTGCCTTTACTAGGTATATTTAGTACCCTTAGCGTTTTCTCCTTCACTTGGAATTTTGTACCCTTGTTACTGtcatgaaaattttaataattgcaGCTGTTTGATGGATAGAGATATGAAAAACGAAATCTCTGGTTGATTCAAGTACTAGAAATCCAGAAAAGTAGGGAAAAGAAAGATGATGAGACACTGCAGGGTGCAAGTGTTAGGTGATAAATCTCAGTTTTTAGCAAAGGCTTTGTAATTGTGAAACCATCACTTGTCCCAAAAACTTAAGCTGATAAGAAGagttaattatttaaaacatatccTTAACAAGGCAATACAAGCACCTGCTGAAGTGTATTTTAGTGTGTTTGATCTTTGCTTTAtcgaataatatatatttttctcggGTTCCCTCTATTCAGACTAGTTGCTTGTACATTTCGGTGGAACATAGGATGCGTTTGATTCTCTGTGATCGCCTATTTTTAATCACCGGTAAAATGAATGAATGTGTAATTTGTAAATGATGTAGAATGTGAAATACTCTTTTGCTTTTAGAGAGTTAAGACTTCTACTTGATATTTTTTAGTGACATTTTTTAGtgctattttttcaaaataattcttTCACTTTGCTTTTGCTCCTCGCTGAAATTTTGATTCTGCATTCgaatttccaaaaaataaagaaagggtCTTAATGTAATTGCATTGCACTTGTTCTTTGGTTTGGCTAAAAATTGATACAGATTTAGCAGTTGATTCCAATGATTGATTGGCAGGTGCTCCCTCGTTTTTGGGGCATCTATTATGCAGGATAGGGATCTGAGTGAGTATAGCCCATCTTTCTCAAACACCAGCGAGGACCTACCTTGCAGTCATCATTTGTGCGAACAGAGTGGCAATTGTAAAAGTTTGAAGGAGCCCTGTCCATATATTGCTGAATATGACTCTGAAAATACCACAAGTTCTGGCTTTTTGGTGGAGGAAAAACTACATTTGGCATCTGTTAGCAATCATGCAACGCAAAATCATGTGCAAGCTTCAGTCATTTTGGGgtgtgtttatatatttttgtcttCCTTTCTGTCGTTGTGGTTCTTGTTATCTTTTGGACCTAACAAGAATGGCACTTTTCTTTCCGATATTTGAACTCATTGATTTACCTTCTTTCATATACATTTTGTCAATTCAGCTGTGGTAGAAAACAAAGTGGTGGTTATCTGGATGGAGCTGCTCCTGATGGTGTTATGGGATTGGGACCTGGAAACATTTCAGTTCCCAGTTTACTTGCAAAAGCAGGATTGGTTCGAAATTCATTTTCACTTTGTTTCGATGAGAAAGATTCTGGGAGAATTCTTTTTGGGGACGAAGGGTTGGCCACACAACAATCTACTCCGTTCTTGCCTATTGCAGGAAAGTATGCCATCTAAATAGCTTTTTGGCATGTTAATTCTAATAGCTGAGTGCAAATAATTTGCTTTGCATGCCTTACTTCCAAAGATGCTATAGTACTCTTGGTATGCCTTTGTAAAACTTGTTTGTTCATTATTTCAGTAATGCCTATTTTGTTGGACTTGAGCATTATTGTGTCGGGAGTTTATGTCTCAAACTAACCCAATTCCAAGCTATCGTGGACAGTGGCTCATCCTTCACATATTTTCCCActaaaatatgtgaaaaaattGTTTCTGAGGTGATTCCTGTTCCTAATCTATGAAGTGCAAACTTTTCTCTTATATGGCCTGAAATATTATTTCTTGTAATTACAGTTTGATAAACAAGTGAATGCTACCAGGATCAACATCCCAAAAAGCACCTTTAAGTACTGCTATAATGCCAGGTTGGATGGTAGATGAGAAGAgcttttgaaattcttttacCTATTTCTATGGGACTCATAGTTGTCCATTCTTCTGTGCATCAGTTCACAGGAGTTGCATAACATTCCTACCATGAGACTCGTGTTCATAATGAACCAAAGCTTTTTAATCCATAGTCCCATATATTCTGACTCTGAGAATCCGGTGAGTGATTCTACATTCTAACTTGTTCCCATTCGAACATGAGCTCATGCAAATATTATTCCAAAAGCCATTGGTTTGCAAGAAAGTCCAAGCAAATTTCTGATACTTCACTGAGGAACGTGAGTATGATATTGGTTGTTGTGTGTCGAGACATTCAGACACCTTTATCTCTTAACTTAGAACTATATACAGTTTTAAATCATATTTTGCACATTCCATCGGGAAATACGTGTTGAAATTTACTTGTCAATGAATTCTGTATTTATAGAGAATAATGCTACTTGTAATACTTCCACCGTAACACCACTGATGTGTGCAAGCATGCACTAGCCACAAAAAAATTTGCAATTCAAaaatcaaagcataacttccAATACATGCCTGCCACATCAGTGGTGTAACGTGGGTGTTAGAAGTGGCAGTACCagtttatatattaattctagAATTCTTCACGTCTAGATTTCCTAGAACCTgaaatattattgttgttaGAAGCTGGGAAgcctgaaaatatattttttttatttttgtagaaaatATTCTTCAGTGATTTGATGTGGGGACTGCTCGTATAATGGAGTGTGGTTGTAATGTTAAATATCAATTTTCTGAAATGCGGTGCAGGGATTTACAACATTCTGCTTAACTTTACTGCCGTTGGATTATGACTATGGTATAATTGGACGTGAGTATACCTCCCTACTTGTTGCATTCCCATACTATTTGCTGTTAATTTTGATCTATTGCAAAAAGTCTCATGATATACTAATGCATGTATTTTTGTGTTTGATGTGTCACTTGCTCACGTACTAGTTTGCACATGCAAATTATTGATGACTCTGATCAACATATTTGGTGCAGAGAACTATATGATGGGTTATCGCGTAGTTTTTGATAGGGAAAATATGAAGTTGGCTTGGTCAAAATCCAATTGTAAGTACAGAAGATTTCTTTGATTCTGTTCCATTCAAGCATtgatttttctaatcatttctGCTCATCTTACAAATTTAACCAGAATTTGTAACTACATGTCAGAGGGTTTTAGCTATATCATATTGTGGAATTATAAACAGAGCtctcaaaattaaaataggGAACTAGCAGGAGTTCTTTTGATGATACTTTTAATTAAAGATTCTATGCAAATCTATTGACTATATAATTTCTGAATCATCTTCTTAGTATTCTATTGAGCTACCTCatgatttcattttattttgttgaccTATCCCTACACTTCACACACTAAAAATACCTTTTATTGTATTGGCTTTGTTACCACAACTAACCCACTTGATTTTTGACgttaagattttgaaaaaaaaagtttgaagaagaaagttttCTTGCACTGGAGATTACTAATTCaatagagaaggaaaaagaaagacatTCCATCTTACTTGGGATAATATCCGCATGTACTTCATTGATTAGCAAATTTTCTGTCAACATGTAGGGATTGCATGTGCCACATAAGCTCCAATAAACCCCATGTGGGAAATCCGAAACCGCAACCCAAATATCCCCCCAACTCTCCTTCCTTCATCTCTCGATATTATCCACAGCTTCTTTATGAATACCCCAACTCCTGTAGCATTTCGT contains:
- the LOC122311842 gene encoding aspartic proteinase-like protein 1, with the translated sequence MVCFGVLMVNRAVLLVLLAYLSVDGCSAALTFSSKLIHRFSDEAKALWVSKDGNAHGRSWPKRKSPEYFELLLRNDLKRQRLKLGSQYDFLFPSEGSETLFFGNALYWLHYTWIDIGTPKVSFLVALDAGSDLLWVPCDCIQCAPLSASYYSMLDRDLSEYSPSFSNTSEDLPCSHHLCEQSGNCKSLKEPCPYIAEYDSENTTSSGFLVEEKLHLASVSNHATQNHVQASVILGCGRKQSGGYLDGAAPDGVMGLGPGNISVPSLLAKAGLVRNSFSLCFDEKDSGRILFGDEGLATQQSTPFLPIAGNNAYFVGLEHYCVGSLCLKLTQFQAIVDSGSSFTYFPTKICEKIVSEFDKQVNATRINIPKSTFKYCYNASSQELHNIPTMRLVFIMNQSFLIHSPIYSDSENPGFTTFCLTLLPLDYDYGIIGQNYMMGYRVVFDRENMKLAWSKSNCQDINGKQVHPTPPNDDGSPNPLPTNEQQSIPNTQAIPPALVGRASSHSSEAAPCQIPLWLGLISSLAHLVCLCAGHLIFSTLDL